The DNA sequence TTACCTTCTATCGTTATTGACTTTATTGGGGCCTACCAGCTAAAGAGGCTATCTTCCTCATAGAGCAAGTACGTGCTATATGCCAAGCTGCCCACATACGAAACATACTCTACCATCCGCAGGTACACTCGTCTAAGTGGGACAATCGCGCGCCATATATCCcatattttcacaaataaaataTGCTCATGTCTTGCAATAACAAGGACTGCCATGATGTCTCCCACATGTAGTGCAAATGCTTGAATAGCTTGGCTCTTCTGCTTTCCAAGCTTGCTAATGCCTCTTTGTCTAATGTTACCACTTGCTCGACTTTCCTAGAAATGAGTGAATTTCGACCTCTTATACGGAAGAGCACCTTGTGTGCCACTTCTAGAAATCTCACGTTCAATCTTAATTGCTCGTTCGAGCATGTCTTTATAAGTTGGTAGTGAAAGAGACACAAGTGCAAAATGAATCTCGGGTCGGAGTCCTCTCACAACATGTTTAGCCTTTTCCCCTTCATCGCCCACTAGATGCCCCAAAAATCTACTCCTCCGGTCGAAGCGGCATGCATACTCTAGAACAGTAGAGTCACCTTGTGATCTATGTAGAAAATCATTCTTCATCCGCACTTGGAACGACTGTGGAAAGAATTAGgtattgaaaatttctttgaGGTCTTTCCAAGAAATAGCAATATCTTCGTCTCCAAGGGCAAACCTCATTCTCTCCCACCAATATTTGTCTTCACATTCTAAATATTTGGTAGCAAAGTCAACCCTCCTCTTCTTGGGAACCCCTTCAATTCTAAAGATCCCCTCTATCTTCCTAGTCCAACACTTCGCCGCAAGGGAATCATTTTTTTCCATCATAAGTGGGTAGATTCACATTTCTAAACTGGGCAAAGGTGTATCCTCTATCATGCACGGGTTCGACAACTCCAGCTATATTGTCTTGGGCCCTTGCTACTGTCTCTCCTCTCTTTATTCCTGCGAATTAGCTTTTGTATCCTCTCCTCCTCTTGTCGAATGCCTTCCTCTAAAACCTCAAGGCACATTCCCGAAATCGAAGTTAATAGCTCTCTTGCTCCTATTGTTCTTGCGGTAATTGACGAGCGGTTTTGAGTTAGCACTCATGGTTACCTGAATCTAAGAATGAAACAAAACTATACATTAGTGTCTCTTAGGTTAACACATTAAAATCTATAACACTATCTCACAACGTCCCATAACTATCTATAGAGACCATAACATACGCTCCGATACCAACAAATATCACACATCAAATCTACTATAACAGCGGCCATGACACGGGTGCCCTTCCTAAAAAAGACGCAACCTCaacataacaaaaaaatcaacttaataTCAAAAATATACATCCATATATATACTTGATAAAGAGGTCTTTTGGTTGCAAAATCAGAGCTTTCTACTAaaccatcaaaagatatatttacATATCCATCAAAAGACGTACACATATCTCTACCCAAAGGATGTACACCTCTAACAATAACTCAAAGGGCTCACTCACAACTCATACCCAATGCTCCCACTAACAAAAATGTCATCTGCTAACGATCGCTCACGTCCTATTTGCAACTCGCTAAACccgaaagacaagaaaaatgaaaggggtgAGTTAACACGACTTAGtgagtaatacatttcttctaagcggatcgaaaAATCACTATGCACATttaatacacaaaaaataactCATTTATACTAAACTCGGTACATATCAAACATTTACAACTAAAACGAGTTATATACTACCTTAACGTAACATATTCATAGCAAAAGTATTCATTTCAAATCATAACATCATAGTACATATCAATGGTCTAACACATTGACCTATCTCATCAAAACACGTGTCAATAGTTTATCCATTGACCAATCTCATACTCAAGATTCTAACCATCATCATGAATAATGCCCGTGACAAAAAAGCTATCAAGATTCCCCCCTTAGCAAGTTTTTCACTTATGATGTCGGTGGTTGGGCCCACAAGGACATCCTAAACTAGTATGTGCATATACTCACAAACCCTTCACAACAATCTTGAGCACCACAAACTCACAACAACATCATTCTCATAAACCAGAATTTACATCACAACCAACTTGAAACTAGTAGCACAAATCGATCACAAATCGTCTCAAATAAACAAAACGACAGTAAATCTTTCATCCTattttatgcaacaaaaatgCTCTAAACAccgcttttacttttttttcaaaaggaacaaATCATATGATAAACTCATATTATacactcttttcattttcaaaaaacatgaGTTTACATaagtcaaaaaagaaataatatcaCTCACTTGATAACACCAAAATCAACCCACAAGAGTCACCCGAGCTGAAGCACACTTATTTAATGATAAAACGACAACAACGCGCCAACGGAAGCTCGCCCATAGCAGAAATCCATTGATTTCCGCTATGGATAGCTTGCACGCTAAACTCTCTTAGGCCATAACTTCTCCACCGAGCTCCGTTTTGTCTTATAGTCCAAACGAAGCTTATTCGACATACTATAAAAGTGCTACCATGATCAATCCCAAAAGACaattgaaaatcgaaaatatcaACCCTCGAAGTATACTGTTCGCGTAGTACAACAGCGCACCTGATTTAAAAAGCTCATTTCGGCAAACCGAAAGTATCAAATTAAGATCCATCAAATCCCATGGCTTCACAACATTCTAAAATttcattgtttaaaaaaaaaaaaaaaagaacgtagCCAAATGACCAAGCAATCGGATGCAAAAACTcagatttgaacaaaattcgAAATGGTGCCCTAAATCTGAAAATTTCCTCTATTTAGACAAATAAGGGCTTCGATTCTTATTCGATTCGACCAAAATCCGAAATTGTGTCCTAAATCCGAAAATTTCCTCTATTTAGACAAATAAGGGCTTTGATTCTGACCCGGCATAGCAAGACCAGGTCGATTTAGCTCGTTGTGGCGTTCGGATCGTGAGAGTGCCaagtctctgtctctctctcattgtCCCCGTCGATGGCCACCCTCATCTAGTGAAGTGGAAAAGAACGGTTGAGGCTAGGATACGGGCTTGacttaaagaaataaaaatgggcTCAATTGTCAAATTTCGTGGCCCACATGTCACACCAATGCTACAACTAAGGAAAAAAGGTATTAGCTATTGGGACCACAACGCAAAAAGGACGGAAAATTCACGTGGAGATCCCCACAATCGCACTAATTTCTTAAACAATAACTTAGCAAGCCCAAAATTTTCATATGGAATGTCCCCACCAAGCAACAAAGCCTAATAATTTCTCTCAAAGGCACTGTCGTTTAATAGACAGAAAGCAAGAGACTTCAAAGCAACAAAGACTCCTCATTTTTGGCATGGATGTCCCCACCAAGCTCAACTTTTCTGCGCAATTCGTCCATATCGTCCCCACACATTCACCAACAGCGAGCGACGGAGCCCTAATTTTGCTCTGCCTACTAGAGCCCTAGTTTTTCTCATCGTAAGAGCCCTAATTATTCCCCCCCTCTAGTAAATTTCGCGAGCAACAAGGGGAGGTTACAAACCTAACAGCAACGGTGAGCGACGGATTGCAACCCCAAGTTAGGGCAAACAAGCGACGGGACTGTGAAGGAAAAAGCCATTACGGTCGCGATAGAAGGAAAATCTCACGTCCTTATTCTGTTATTGTGCTCTGTGCGACGTCGTTCTTGATTCTTATGGCGCGaggtcgttttttttttttttattgatctgAGAAAGAGAACGACGCCGTTTTGTGGGACGTGGTGCCACGTTGGAAGGAACAGCGTGTTCTCTAAAGTCCATCAGTGTCGTTCTCTAAAGTCCACGTGGATGggtcttttataaaaaaaaaatgccagctcagccaaaaaatttaattgaaatgccacatattaattttggccgaaatttctCGCTAGAGGCACCAAAGCTATCGTTTtatctccgatttgacacttaaatgatccggCCAAAACTTTTGGTGTTAAAGTGATCTTCGTACACGCCTTTTGGCACTTATACTGTCCTTCTTTCGGTAATTGTGATTTGGGATTGAAtcggcacaattacaatatgtttataacttttttggtaatttttcttgtaCTTGTGTAATCGTGATTTGGGCAATGTAAAGACTGGTTTTTGAATGTTTGATGTTCTTGTAACGGGTAAACATCACCGGGCTTCATTCGATGTCATCGTACGCTGAGAggaatattttgtttttgcatgTTTAACGTTCTTGTAGCGGGCAAACATCACCGGGCTTCATTCGATGTCATCTTACGCTGAGAGGAATCTTCATGCTTGTTTGCTTCTGTGGACGCCTGGCCTGATTATAGTAATAGTCTAGGAAAGAAACAttccgttgaccgttgacccttTCTTCCACTCCTAGGATAAGTGTCCACCATGAATATTAACATTACAAAGTTGAGAATCAAACGCATATTGTTCCATATACAATAACCAAAACTGACCAACCAACAGTATGAGACAAATATCCAGTCACTGAAGACAACCTTTTTATCTTCTGAGTGAATAAGGATACATCTTCGGCTTTCGAGTTCCGTGAATTGACCTGAAATTTCCGATTTCTTTAGCCGTTAATCAGGTCGAAGCTTTGAACATTGTTTTGTCAGTTGAAGCAAGAGACGATCCCTATATGTCACTGCAACGTTTTCTTGATTTTCAGGAGTATTAAGGCATTCCAGAGAAGACTTGATATCGATGGCGTCTCTTTTTCCGAATGATTCGGGCTTTTCCCATGTGAGTGCACCCGCCAGTCCTGATGCGCCGAGAGTGACCAATGCCTCGTTGTTCTACAGCACGCCGGCTAGTCCCTGCAGAGAGAATGAGTATCCTCCATACAATCTTGATGCCGGAAAATTAGACCCGATAGGGTCATGTGACCAGACGAGCTCGGATTCTGATCTGGACTTCGAGTTCAAGACGAGTTGGGGGTGTGTTATCGACACGGACGAATTTATCAAGAGCCAGGACCTCGAGTCCCCGCTCCATAAGAAGTCAAGGCCAAGGGGTGACTCACTCCCTTCAATGGCATTTGCTGATGAGCTCTTCTGTGATGGGAAAGTGATGCCTCTGAAGCCTCCACCTTGTTCCTATTATGAGAGCAAGAACGGAAATCAGAGTCCTATCGGTTCACCTTCACCGAGGTCCCTGAGATCAGGCTTTAAGGTCTCGTTCCAGCGCAGGAGCCGGTGGAACGACGATTTCGACCCGTTCATTGTGGCACTGGAGAATGTCAAGGGAGACAGCAGGGCAAGAAGGACAACACAGGCTAACGATCACAGGCGGACCAGGTCGCTCTCACCATTCAGGGTTAGTCCGTTTTATGTGGAAGTTGAATTATCAAAGTTGCTAGTAACTTCTAAGAAAACTGGCAGATCACCGAGGTGGGCTCCTCATAGGACTTGTCCTTGTTCTGACGTGCCTGGGAACCAAATATAGCGAAGTGGGACAATATGCAGCAAGCTGTAACACCAGTAACCGGTCACTACGTCGTTCAGTCAACATTCAATCTTCCCACTGAATAATTAGAGTCGGGGGAAGAGGATAGGTTCTCGACATTGTGAGATTGTATGACATCCGAAGGAAATTGCAGTCTTAGGATTCCCTCGATAAGTCTATATGAATACAGTTGTGATTGCAGTCTCTTGGTATTTCTGACTCTCATCATGAATTTCCTATACGATTTGCAGGGCTTCAAAGCCGAGAGTCCACGGAGGTCCACCGACTTGAGGGGGAGGAACCACCAGGAAAATGAGCGAGAAACACCTCGAGCACCTGTAAAACCACTGGTCGAGCCACTGGACCACGCCAATCCACCCTTTTCCAAATGGGTGCCTAACCAAAGAAAACAAGCCAGTCTTCAACAACTCGACCAAAATCCCATACAGAGCCCAAAACAACGGGAACCCCACGGCAAAGTTGAGGAGGGCcagagagaaaatggagagtGCATTGTGAGGGAGAGTAAGAGGCAAAGGATCAGGAGGTTTCTGCTGAGGACTACGTCGTCGTCGTGCGATGGAACAAAAGAAGGCGACGAAAAGGTGAAAGCTAACTGGAGGGCCAAGGTCAGTATCCTGAGAAGGTTGAGCTTTGAGTCAACTGGAAGTGGGGGAGCGACACCTCAGAATGATGAGCAGAGAAGAGTGCCATCAGTGGCTAAGATGACACTTGTACAGTACAGGCCAAGGCTGTTCCTTTGTTTGGGTTTTGGTCTGAAAAGAAGGTCAAGGTATATATAGTCGTTTTGAGTTCAGGTTGGCGCAAACTGGGAGGAATTCATGGTGAGATCATGCAGTTTTTGTACACTTTGGAATTTGGATGGTCATGTCAACTCACCCACAGTTCTAGTCACTAAATGTTTATATCGATTTCATTACTGTGCCCTCCTTTGTTGATGTGAAAAGAATTGAAAGGTGGGATTTTTTTCAAGTTGTCCCAAGACtccaaaatttgcaaattgctGTTGTCTTCAGAACTTTAAAGTTCTTGTATGTTGACTAGTGGAACTGTTTATCTCTGTCAAAATAGCATGGACATTGGTATATACATACCGTCCGCTATCGCATCGTACCCCATTACGTAATTACCGACCCGCTTCCTTCAATTTTCACGGTATGGGCACGACGATATGTAAGTGTGCCACAATGTAACCAGTAGTTTTTCACCATAGCAGCCGGTAATGTGCTGCACTGACCAAATATATGCAACCACAGGTATCAATTCATCGAACTATGGCGGGTTTCAATTTATCAATTATGTTGTTTACACTATTGTAAGTATGGTACATCGAATTTCAATCAATGGGAGGCAATTCACATGAATCATCATCTGGACCACGGACTAATCCTCCCACAAATAAATTAGACCAAAGGATGAATATATGAATGGAATTTCGGAGGCCGCCTCGAGTAACACGGTCAAAAGCTTGTCAGAGTCTGTGCAAGTCGCTTCGACCTAgcagaaaataattaaaaccaTAATCTTTGCTCTGACTTTTGAATTGGGACAGATCAATTAGCTTTAATAGGAGACTTCATACAAACCTACTCCAGTACTTCCGTTGGCCACAGAATCTTCCACattgaaatctctctctcgtttttaaGCTTTCTGATTCCTCCATAAAAACCGTCTGCTTCATTTCCCTCCTCCCCATGGTTTCTCCTATTTATGGCTGTATGTCTCCACCGCGAACCTGGGGCATACTGTCTGAACTCCAGTATCACCGTGCCTGTCAACAAAAATAACCATCTCATTATTGGCCTACTCTGACAAAATGTGTGAGCATGCATCTACCATAGCTCATCATGCATGAGGCTTCTCCCTTCAACTAGTCCTAGAAAAAACCAGAGCAGTAAAACCCATGAACTTAGTATTCATCGGCTTTTGACAGATCAATGTATCTACAACTACTTCCCCAAGCTGCAGTCAAACGGGGGCTTGAATGCAAACAAGCAACAGCTTCTATTCATGCTTTAGATAGCTACATCCAGCTAGAAACAATTTCCATCTAATTATAGTGAcgatttaaaaagttttaatcATCAAGCATCTGCAAAGGATAGATCATCTATGTTGATTATTAACTAAACAATATATA is a window from the Rhodamnia argentea isolate NSW1041297 chromosome 8, ASM2092103v1, whole genome shotgun sequence genome containing:
- the LOC115735379 gene encoding uncharacterized protein LOC115735379; translated protein: MASLFPNDSGFSHVSAPASPDAPRVTNASLFYSTPASPCRENEYPPYNLDAGKLDPIGSCDQTSSDSDLDFEFKTSWGCVIDTDEFIKSQDLESPLHKKSRPRGDSLPSMAFADELFCDGKVMPLKPPPCSYYESKNGNQSPIGSPSPRSLRSGFKVSFQRRSRWNDDFDPFIVALENVKGDSRARRTTQANDHRRTRSLSPFRGFKAESPRRSTDLRGRNHQENERETPRAPVKPLVEPLDHANPPFSKWVPNQRKQASLQQLDQNPIQSPKQREPHGKVEEGQRENGECIVRESKRQRIRRFLLRTTSSSCDGTKEGDEKVKANWRAKVSILRRLSFESTGSGGATPQNDEQRRVPSVAKMTLVQYRPRLFLCLGFGLKRRSRYI